A window of the Brassica napus cultivar Da-Ae chromosome A2, Da-Ae, whole genome shotgun sequence genome harbors these coding sequences:
- the LOC106425751 gene encoding protein GOLVEN 11-like: MVSMRAFCYLLIFFILLLHAKVSHAKFNREVPQAAKNGGLGASTSTQITSKAIENVMGNRKALKHGNMKGEANEMNSLAIESKETVRKRKSKKRLTKTVSLTADYSDPGHHPPRHN; encoded by the exons ATGGTGTCCATGAGGGCTTTTTGCTATCTTCTAATATTTTTCATCTTGCTATTACATGCTAAAGTCTCGCATGCAAAGTTTAATAGAGAAG TTCCACAAGCGGCAAAGAATGGTGGGCTTGGAGCAAGCACTAGTACTCAGATTACCAGCAAG GCTATTGAAAATGTAATGGGAAACCGAAAGGCGTTGAAGCATGGAAATATGAAGGGCGAGGCAAATGAAATGAACAGTTTAGCGATAGAGAGTAAAGAAACGGTAAGGAAAAGAAAGAGCAAGAAGAGGCTCACCAAAACGGTGAGTTTAACGGCCGATTACAGCGACCCTGGTCATCATCCTCCTAGGCACAATTAA
- the LOC106425762 gene encoding basic leucine zipper 43 → MESSVHRSHHCFDILEGMSPQDDHFNSAFLPNANFHVPIQSLPPNSSTHNNNNRSHLNPTIYHNEGLERRARRMVSNRESARRSDMRTKKQIEELQQQVEQLMILNHNLSEKVIHLLESNHQILQENSQLKEKVSSFQILMAEMQIPMRNVDGSINDRVVNHLRGETLNRTNAFFGR, encoded by the coding sequence ATGGAGTCTAGTGTCCATCGCTCCCATCACTGTTTCGATATTCTTGAAGGAATGTCGCCACAAGACGATCATTTCAACTCAGCATTCCTACCAAACGCTAACTTCCATGTCCCGATACAGTCCTTACCACCAAACTCATCAactcacaacaacaacaatcgcTCTCACTTAAACCCAACCATTTACCACAACGAGGGTCTCGAAAGAAGGGCGAGAAGAATGGTCTCTAACCGAGAATCTGCAAGGAGGTCAGATATGCGGACAAAGAAGCAAATCGAAGAGCTGCAGCAACAGGTGGAACAGCTCATGATATTGAATCATAACTTGTCTGAGAAAGTCATCCATTTGCTTGAAAGCAACCACCAGATACTACAAGAGAACTCACAGCTGAAGGAGAAAGTCTCTTCCTTTCAGATTCTCATGGCGGAAATGCAAATACCCATGAGAAATGTGGATGGCAGCATCAATGAccgggttgtgaatcatctcaGAGGAGAGACATTGAACCGGACCAATGCTTTCTTTGGTAGGTAA